One Tursiops truncatus isolate mTurTru1 chromosome 3, mTurTru1.mat.Y, whole genome shotgun sequence DNA segment encodes these proteins:
- the S1PR5 gene encoding sphingosine 1-phosphate receptor 5, producing MEPGLLRPAPVSEVIVLHYNYTGKLRGARYQPGAGLRADAVVCLAVCALIVLENLAVLIVLGRHPRFHAPMFLLLGSLTLSDLLAGAAYAANILLSGPLTLRLSPALWFAREGGVFVALAASVLSLLAIALERLLTMERRGPGPAPAARRGRTLALAAAAWGVSLLLGLLPALGWNCLGHLDACSTVLPLYAKAYVLFCVLAFVGILAAICALYARIYCQVRSKARRLGAHPGTGEGASTRARHTPRSLALLRTLSVVLLAFVACWGPLFLLLLLDVACPARACPVLLQADPFLGLAMANSLLNPIIYTFTNRDMRQALLRLLCCGRRWCSLGPGASQPSGSPPGASGGLQRWLPPGLDGSSSHCERSSPQRDRLDTSGSTGSPGALTAAWTLVPPPAAD from the coding sequence ATGGAGCCGGGGCTGCTGCGGCCAGCGCCAGTGAGCGAGGTCATCGTCCTGCATTACAACTACACCGGGAAGCTCCGCGGTGCGCGCTACCAGCCCGGCGCGGGGCTGCGCGCCGACGCCGTCGTGTGTCTGGCCGTGTGCGCGCTCATCGTACTCGAGAACTTGGCCGTGCTGATCGTGCTCGGACGCCACCCGCGCTTCCATGCGCCCATGTTCCTGCTCCTGGGTAGCCTCACGCTGTCCGACCTGTTGGCGGGCGCCGCCTATGCAGCCAACATCCTGTTGTCGGGGCCTCTCACGCTGCGCCTGTCGCCCGCGCTCTGGTTCGCTCGTGAGGGTGGCGTCTTCGTGGCGCTCGCCGCGTCCGTGCTGAGCCTCTTGGCCATCGCGCTCGAGCGCCTCCTCACCATGGAGCGCCGGGGACCCGGACCCGCTCCCGCAGCTCGTCGGGGGCGCACGCTGGCGCTGGCGGCCGCGGCCTGGGGCGTGTCGCTGCTCCTCGGGCTACTGCCCGCGCTCGGCTGGAATTGTCTCGGCCATCTGGACGCCTGCTCCACGGTCCTGCCGCTCTATGCTAAGGCCTACGTGCTCTTCTGCGTGCTCGCCTTTGTTGGCATCCTGGCTGCCATCTGCGCACTCTACGCGCGGATCTACTGCCAAGTGCGCTCCAAAGCGCGGCGCCTGGGGGCCCACCCCGGGACTGGCGAGGGCGCCTCGACCCGCGCACGCCACACGCCGCGCTCGTTGGCTCTGTTGCGCACGCTCAGCGTGGTGCTCCTGGCCTTCGTGGCTTGTTGGGGACCACTCTTCCTGCTGCTCTTGCTGGACGTGGCGTGCCCGGCGCGTGCCTGCCCTGTGCTCCTGCAGGCGGACCCCTTCCTGGGCCTGGCCATGGCCAACTCGCTTCTGAACCCCATCATCTACACGTTCACCAACCGCGACATGCGCCAAGCGCTCCTGCGCCTTCTCTGCTGCGGCCGCCGCTGGTGCAGCCTAGGCCCGGGTGCCTCCCAGCCGTCCGGGAGCCCCCCTGGGGCTTCGGGCGGCCTGCAGCGCTGGCTGCCTCCTGGCCTGGATGGCAGCTCCAGCCACTGCGAGCGCTCGTCACCCCAGCGGGACAGGCTGGACACCAGCGGCTCGACAGGCAGCCCTGGCGCGCTCACAGCCGCCTGGACCCTGGTACCCCCTCCAGCCGCAGACTGA